The Geobacter metallireducens GS-15 region CATTCCCCACGACCCGGCACCCGCTCGATGACGAGCCGGGCACCCTCCAGGAGCGTATCCCGCGTGCAGGCCTCGAAGCAGAACTCGATCGCATCGGGGACCACGCCGGAGAGGTCGCCGATCTCCAGGGTCACCGCCAGGACCCGCCGCCCCCCGGCACTCTTCTCGCAGATCTCCACCACGCTCTGGGTTATGGACATCTCGTGCATCTGCATCTCCCCTTCCGCAAAGCCCCGAGGGCCGTTTGTGCTTGAACGGGCATGATAGCAGAGCCGCCTCTCCGAGGAAAGAAAGGGATATACTTCCTTACTTCCTTGTCTCCACCGGCATGGGTAAGGTATACTTCCGCGGTATTTCACGCCGTTCTCCCCGAGGTTATCCATGACCCTCAATACCAGGCTGGTTATGATCATGCTGACGCTCCTGGTCATCGCCATCCTCACGCTCTTCTTCCTGAACCAGTACAGCCAGAACGAGATGGTGCAGGAAATCCAGGAAAGCTCCACCATGGTGACCAAGGCCCTCCAGATGAGCATCGAGGACCTCACCTCCGAGTACGAGCCCGACCGGGGCCGCCTCACGGAGTACCTGAAGGAGGCGAAGGTCAAGGGGGTCAAGGAGATCAACATCTTCAGCAACGAGGGGGAGATTATCGACTCTTCGAACCCGGCGAAGATCGGGAAAAAGCGCGAGATCAAGAAGCTTGAGAAGGGTCTCAAGGTTTCCCCGGGGACGAAGACCGATGCCGGGTCGTCGCGGGCCTACGACCTGGTCGTTCCGGTCATCGTCGGCGACGAGCAGCTGGGCTATGTGCAGATTAACCTCCTCCTCGACAACATCCGCACCATCCAGCACGAGAACTTCGTCAACCGGGTGGTGGCCACCTCCCTGGTCTTTCTCCTGGGCATATCCCTTACCATCTTCCTGGCAAAGCGCTACACCGCACCCATCAACCACCTGGCGGACGGGGTGCGGCGGGTGGCCGTCGGGGACCTATCCGTCACGTTCCCGGTAACAACCGGTGATGAAATCGGTGAACTGGCCAAGAACTTCAACGAGATGGTGGAGAAGCTCCGGGAGAGGGAGATCCTCGAAAAGCGCCTCTACGAGGCCGAGCACCTCTCCCGGGTGGGGCAGCTCGCCTCGGGCATTGCCCACGAGATCCGAAACCCCCTCAACTACATCAGCCTCGCCATCGACCACCTGAAGAGCGAGTTTACGGCCGCCTGCCCGGACAAGACGGAGCGGGTCGTCCCCGTGGCCGACAAGATCAAGGAAGAGGTGCGGCGGGCCAACTACATGGTGGTCAACTTCATGAACTTCGGCCGCCCCCTGAAGTTGAGGATAACGGAGATTTCCTACCGAGAGCTTATCGAAAAGGCGTTGCCGCTCCTTGAGGAAAAGCTCGCGGAACAGCGGGTAACGGTGCGCACCGCCATCCCCACCGACCTTCCCGCCATGCGAGTCGACGGGGAGATGCTCCGCAACTGCCTCTTCAACTTCGTCACCAACGCCGCCCAGGCCATGCCCGACGGCGGCACCGTCACCCTCGGCGCCACGTTCGACCGGGAGCAGAATCGCTTCCTCCTCACCTTCAGCGACGAGGGGTGCGGCATTCGGGAGGAGGACCTGGCGAAGGTATTCCAGCCCTGGTACACTACCCGCGAGGCCGGCATCGGCCTGGGCCTTGCCATCACCGAGCGGATCGTCCGGGAGCATGGGGGAGAAATCAGGGTGGCAAGCAGTGCCGGCAAGGGGACGACGTTTACGGTGCTTCTCCCCGGAGGGGAGAAGCCGGGACCGGGGACCAGGGACCGGGGACCAGGAAAAGACTAGAAACAAACGACAGGGATCTAGCATGGGAAGAGGGATTGGGAGCAAAATCAGGTTTTACGTTACTGGTCCCCGGTCCCGGCCTTTGCCGGTCCCTGTCTCCGAAGGAGACCAATGACCGGAACCATTCTCATAGTTGACGACGAGCGGGCACAGCGGGAGATCATCCAGACGATCCTGGAGGGAGAAGGGTACCGCGTGGCAGCGGCTCCCGGAGGGCGCGAGGCCCTGGAGCAGCTCGAAACGAGCGAGTTCGACGTGATCCTCACGGACCTGAAGATGCAGGGGATGTCGGGGATGGAGCTCCTGGAGCGGGTCCTGGAGGCCGACCCCCTCCAGTGCGCCATCATGATGACCGCCCACGGCACCGTCGACTCGGCGGTGGAGGCCATGAAAAAGGGGGCCTTCGATTATCTGGAGAAGCCCCTGGAGCGGGACAACCTCCTCCTCACCCTGCGCCGGGCCTTCGAGCGGGTGAATCTCCTGCGGGAGAACCGGGTCCTCCAGAAGCGGCTCAAGGAGACGAGCAGCATCCCCAACATCATCGGCGAACACCCGAAGATGCGGGAGGTCTTCCGGATCGTCACCAAGATCGCCCCCACCGCCTCAACAGTCCTCATCTACGGCGAGTCGGGGACCGGCAAGGAGCTGGTGGCCAAGGCGATCCACGACGGGAGCCCCCGGAAAGACAAGCCTTTCTTCGCCATAAACTGCGCCGCCATCCCCGAGAGCCTCATGGAGAGCGAGCTCTTCGGCCACGAGAAAGGGGCCTTCACCGGCGCCAGCTCCCGGGAGCTGGGAATTTTCGAGGCGGCCACCGGTGGGACGGTTTTCCTGGACGAAATCGGCGAGATGAGTGTGGCCATGCAGGCAAAGCTCCTGCGGGCCATCCAGTCGAAGGAGATCCGCCGGGTCGGGGGAAAGGTGAACATCCCCGTGGACGTGCGGATCATTTCCGCCACCAACCGGGACCTGGAGGCGGAGATCAAACGGGGGGGCTTCCGGGAGGACCTCTTCTACCGCCTGAACGTGATCCGGATCACTCTCCCCCCCCTGCGGGAGCGGGGGAGCGACATCGCGGCCCTGGCCGACTTCTTCGTGAAAAAGTGCAGCGCCCAGGCGGGAGTCACCGTCAGGGGGATCGCCAAACCGGCCCTGAAGCTCATCATGGACTACAGCTGGCCCGGCAACGTCCGGCAGTTGGAATCGGTCATCGAGCGGGGGGCGCTCATGGCGGAAAGCGACCTGATCCAGCCCGAGGATCTGCCGGCCGAGATCACCGAAGGGCTCTCCCGGGCAGGATGGCTCCCCTTCGAGCTTCCCCCCGACGGAATCCAGTTCGATGAGCTGGAGCGCAACCTCATCATCAAGGCCATGGAACGGGCCGACTGGGTCATCGCCAAGGCGGCCCCGCTTCTGGGCATGAGCTACAAGACGCTTCAGTACCGGCTGGAGAAGTTCGAGATAGGCCGGGACCGGGGAACGGGGAACGGGGACCAGTAAGAACCTTACAATCTTTTCAGCACATACGAAAACGCCATCAACCAGTCAAATACGGAGGATGCAACGACCGACCGTGGATCAAGGGTTTTCCCGGTCCCCGGTCCCCGGTCCCGGAGGTTTCAATGGACTTCACCAAGGGAATGCACCGTTTTACCGTTGTCCCGTCGCTGACCGGCGAACTGGCCAGACTCCAGACCATCGCCTACAACCTCTGGTGGACTTGGGAGCCCGAGGCGGTGGAGCTCTTCAAGCGGCTCGACATCGACCTCTGGCAGCAGACCCGCCACAACCCGGTGGAGATGCTCGGTATCCTCCAGCAGACCACCCTCGACAAGCTCACCACCGACGAGGGATTCATGTCCCAATTGAAACAGGTGGATGAGAAGTTCCGGGAATACCTCTCGGCCAGGACCTGGTTCGAGCGGACCTGCAACGGCGGCAGGCCCATGTCCGTCGCTTACTTCTCCATGGAGTTCGGTATCCACGAGTCGCTCCCCACCTATTCGGGGGGACTCGGAATCCTGGCCGGCGACCACCTGAAGTCGGCCAGCGACCTGGGGATTCCCCTGGTAGGAGTCGGACTCCTCTACCGGCAGGGCTACTTCCGCCAGTACCTGAACATTGAGGGGTGGCAGCAGGAACTCTACCCCGAAAACGACTTCTACAACCTCCCCCTCACCCTGGAGCGGGATGCTTCCGGCGCCCCCCTGGCCGTGGAACTCAACATGCCAAGCCGCAAGGTGACGGCCCACATCTGGCGGGTTCAGGTGGGGCGGGTCCCCCTCTACCTCCTGGACACGAACCTGGAGGAGAACGCCCCCGAGGACCGGGAGATCACGGCCCAGCTCTACGGCGGCGACCTGGAGATGCGGATCCGGCAGGAGATCCTCCTGGGGATCGGCGGCATCCGGGCCCTCCACCTCCTTGGGATCACCCCCAACGTCTGCCACATGAACGAGGGGCACGCGGCGTTTCTGGCCCTGGAGCGGACCCGCCTCCTCATGGAAGAGCACGGCATCCGGTTCGCCGAGGCCATGGAGGCGGTGCGGGCCGGCAACGTTTTCACCACCCACACCCCGGTGGATGCCGGCATCGACCACTTTCCCCCCGATCTCCTAGAGAAGTACCTGGGGCGCTACTACCGCTTCCTGGGCCTCTCCCGGGACGAGTTCCTGGCCTTGGGACGGATCAACCCCAAGAACTCCCACGAAGCGTTCTGCATGGCGGTCCTGGCCCTCAAGCTGGCCGACCATGCCAACGGCGTCTCCCAGCTCCATGGCGAGGTGTCGCGGCTCATGTGGAAGAACCTCTGGCCCGAGCTCCCCGACGAACATATCCCCATCACCTCGGTCACCAACGGAGTCCACACCAAGACCTGGCTCTCCAACGAGATGGCGGGGCTCCTCACCCGGTACCTCGGCAACCGCTGGCGCGAGGACGCCACCGATCCCCTGCTCTGGAAGCGGGTCGCCCACATCCCCGAATCGGAGCTCTGGCGGACCCACGAACGGTGCCGCGAGCGGCTCGTCCTCTTCGCCCGCCGCCGCCTCAAGGACCACCTGAAGCAGGTGGGGGCCACGGCAAAAGAGATCGCCCAGGCCGACGAGGT contains the following coding sequences:
- the hypA gene encoding hydrogenase maturation nickel metallochaperone HypA, producing MHEMSITQSVVEICEKSAGGRRVLAVTLEIGDLSGVVPDAIEFCFEACTRDTLLEGARLVIERVPGRGECTSCGKEFPVRGYFDPCPACGAYGMRVVSGEELRVKELEVE
- a CDS encoding sensor histidine kinase, producing MTLNTRLVMIMLTLLVIAILTLFFLNQYSQNEMVQEIQESSTMVTKALQMSIEDLTSEYEPDRGRLTEYLKEAKVKGVKEINIFSNEGEIIDSSNPAKIGKKREIKKLEKGLKVSPGTKTDAGSSRAYDLVVPVIVGDEQLGYVQINLLLDNIRTIQHENFVNRVVATSLVFLLGISLTIFLAKRYTAPINHLADGVRRVAVGDLSVTFPVTTGDEIGELAKNFNEMVEKLREREILEKRLYEAEHLSRVGQLASGIAHEIRNPLNYISLAIDHLKSEFTAACPDKTERVVPVADKIKEEVRRANYMVVNFMNFGRPLKLRITEISYRELIEKALPLLEEKLAEQRVTVRTAIPTDLPAMRVDGEMLRNCLFNFVTNAAQAMPDGGTVTLGATFDREQNRFLLTFSDEGCGIREEDLAKVFQPWYTTREAGIGLGLAITERIVREHGGEIRVASSAGKGTTFTVLLPGGEKPGPGTRDRGPGKD
- a CDS encoding sigma-54-dependent transcriptional regulator, with protein sequence MTGTILIVDDERAQREIIQTILEGEGYRVAAAPGGREALEQLETSEFDVILTDLKMQGMSGMELLERVLEADPLQCAIMMTAHGTVDSAVEAMKKGAFDYLEKPLERDNLLLTLRRAFERVNLLRENRVLQKRLKETSSIPNIIGEHPKMREVFRIVTKIAPTASTVLIYGESGTGKELVAKAIHDGSPRKDKPFFAINCAAIPESLMESELFGHEKGAFTGASSRELGIFEAATGGTVFLDEIGEMSVAMQAKLLRAIQSKEIRRVGGKVNIPVDVRIISATNRDLEAEIKRGGFREDLFYRLNVIRITLPPLRERGSDIAALADFFVKKCSAQAGVTVRGIAKPALKLIMDYSWPGNVRQLESVIERGALMAESDLIQPEDLPAEITEGLSRAGWLPFELPPDGIQFDELERNLIIKAMERADWVIAKAAPLLGMSYKTLQYRLEKFEIGRDRGTGNGDQ
- a CDS encoding glycosyltransferase family 1 protein, translating into MDFTKGMHRFTVVPSLTGELARLQTIAYNLWWTWEPEAVELFKRLDIDLWQQTRHNPVEMLGILQQTTLDKLTTDEGFMSQLKQVDEKFREYLSARTWFERTCNGGRPMSVAYFSMEFGIHESLPTYSGGLGILAGDHLKSASDLGIPLVGVGLLYRQGYFRQYLNIEGWQQELYPENDFYNLPLTLERDASGAPLAVELNMPSRKVTAHIWRVQVGRVPLYLLDTNLEENAPEDREITAQLYGGDLEMRIRQEILLGIGGIRALHLLGITPNVCHMNEGHAAFLALERTRLLMEEHGIRFAEAMEAVRAGNVFTTHTPVDAGIDHFPPDLLEKYLGRYYRFLGLSRDEFLALGRINPKNSHEAFCMAVLALKLADHANGVSQLHGEVSRLMWKNLWPELPDEHIPITSVTNGVHTKTWLSNEMAGLLTRYLGNRWREDATDPLLWKRVAHIPESELWRTHERCRERLVLFARRRLKDHLKQVGATAKEIAQADEVLDPEALTIGFARRFATYKRGTLLFRDLARLEKILGSTDRPVQIIFAGKAHPHDTEGKELIREIFQHSLDSRFRGRIVFIEDYDMAVARHLVQGVDVWLNTPRRPLEASGTSGMKVAFNGGLNMSILDGWWPEGYQGNNGWAIGKGEVYDDLDYQNEVEGRAIYDLLEKEVVPLFYDRGPDGIPRGWLAFMKASLQTLCPLFSTERMVQEYTRTMYRPSFAHWEMLSADGLALAVDLAGWKGDIRRTWHQVRIAGIEAKTPTEVPLGAVIPVTVNIILGDIPPDQLSADLYCGVLDSRGNIVGGELVPLAWEEATGDGAHRFYGEIESRFCGRHGFMVRVMPRHPKLGPVYEQGSIAWG